In Thermococcus gorgonarius, the genomic window GCCTCTCCTCCTTGCTCAGGTAGAAGAACTCCTGCATAGCCCTGTAGGGATAGCTCTCGGGGTCGCTTGAGCTGGTGTGGAAGACGCCGCAGGTTGGAGAGCCCTTGACGCCTACAAAGACGACTTTTTCGGGCTTCTCATCGGTTAGAACCCTTCCGATGAAATCCGCTATTATCTTTGCCCTCTCGCGCATGCCCAACTTCTCGTAGACTTCCCTGCTCGCAGGTGCCCTCGGCCAGCCGATCAGCTCGAACTCCGGACAGGGATACGCCAAAACCTGCCACTCACCGTCGAGCTCTCCTATCAGCTCCCTCAGCCTTCTCGCGGTTTCATATTCTTTCTCCTTCGGCCCACGGTAGACGTAGAAAGGACTGAGCAGGCAGGGGGCGATGACCAGGAGGTTCATGAGATCACCCCTATGCTATCGGAACGCCCCTTTATATCCCTGTCGTTCACCGAAATACTTTTTAGCATAGGAACTCGAGTGTTTTTGGTGGTTGTAATGAAGAGGACACTGGCAGGTTTAGGGATACTATTCCTCCTGCTCCCCTACGCCTCGGCTCACCTCGTGGTAAAGTCCAGTGGCTATATGCTCTTCCTTCGGGACTTGGACGGGCATCACTACTTTGGCTACACAGCCCCGTTCTGGATGGGCCTGCGCAGGCCTTCATGGGCCATCTTCCTGAACGTTGGGCCGGACAGGGAGCTGAAGTGGGCCTACAACTACTCGACTATGGGAGGCATGGCTTTCTACACGGGAATCAAGACTGAAAACGGCTTCTTGCTCCTGGGGGAGGCCGGACCTTCCGGCTACGCCGTTCCCCTGGCCGTTATGCTCGATGACTCGGGGAACGTGGTGTGGTCCAGGGCCTACAATTTGGGCGAGGAGGCTCAGGGCATGTTCCTAGATGCGGTTCCCAGCGGAGAAGGTGTTCTGGCAGCGGGGCTGACCCTGGGCCCCGGAGGGGATATTGGAGTAATTCTCATGAACCTGAGCTATTCGGGGGACGTGACCTCGGCCGTGAGGATTCCCCTTGGGGATGTCCTTGGTCCCTACCAAATCACCCGCTCCAACGGCGGTCTCTTCCTCTCTTGGATTCTCAACGCCACGGACTTCGTAACGGCGGAGCTCGATTCCTCCGGTTCTGTCCTTAAGGCCGTCAAGTACTCCCTTCCCAGCTCCCTCGTGGGAGAGACGGATCCCCTCAACCCCATGAGAAACTTTTTTTACGTTCCATCTTTTGGTGGAGACGGCCCCGTTCTCATCGGTGGGTTGGGGAACGGATCGGTTCCGTGGCTGCTGATTGATCACCTGGAAAGCGGGGAGTGCCTAAACGTCACCCTGCCGCTGGAAGGTGTTCTAAGCTCCGTTCATTATTCCCCAGGGGAGGGGTTCTTCGGGGTCTTTGCCTCGAACATCAGCTACTCCGAACTACCCGGCCCCGATCACAGGATTAGAACCCTGCTGATCAACGCCTCTCTCCTCTTCCTGTTGCAAGGGAACGGGGGGGTTAAAGTCTTCATCAAGCCCCTTGGAAACGTCACGAGTGCCTATTTCTCCTTTGAGGGCATCTCTATAGGCATCCTGAACAACGTGAGCAACGTCACGGTTTTCGATGGAAAGTTCGATCCGGTTGAATTAGGCTTCAGCGAGCTTGAAGTAGTGGTTAAAAAGTGCAGTCTGAGCGTTAAATCCAGAGAAATCAGCCTTGACTCCAAAACCGTCAACGTGACCTACATGGCCGTTCCCGTAAACAGGACGCCGATTAGCCTTGAAGTCTCTGTGATAGGGGAAGAAAAGCTCGAACAATCGCCCCCATGGATCTTTGCCCTTCTGTTTCTGCTTTCGACTCTGACCTTGGTACTATGGGCCAGACGCTGAGAGCTCTCCTATTATTTTTTCCACCTTCTTCCTCAGCTCCTCCAGAGTGCCCTCGTTTACAATGATGTAATCCGCGAGGTCCTTCAGCTCGCTCGTGTGGTAGAGCCTTTCCTCGGCGTCGTCCATCGCCTTGAAGTCCTCAAAGCTCTTGATGGTCTTGTCCTTTTCAGCTCTCCTTCTCATTAGCCTCTCGAACCTTATTTCTGGCCTCGCCTCGACATAGATTACCTTTCCGCCCAGTCTCTTTATGGTCTCTATTTCCTCCCTCGAGCGGACTCCGTCGATGACGATGTTCTTGCAGTGCCTTTTCTTGTCAACGGCTAGTTTTATCAGGATATCTCCGCCGTATTTGTCCTTGAGGTACTTTCCGAACTCGATAAGCCTGTCGCGCGTCGGCTCGGCCTTCTCAGGCAGTTCTGGAATCCACGAGTAGTCCGAGACGTTGTGGGTCAGCAGGTCTATCAGCGGGTCGCTGCAGGAGACCCTGCAGAAGCCTTTCTCCTCGAAGAACTTTGCGACGGTTGTTTTTCCGGCGGCAATCTTCCCAACTACTCCAATTATCATCTCTTACGCCTCCAGTAGCGCCATATTACGTTTGCCCCGTCCGTTGATTCCATAAGGCCCTCGTACGTTAGCTCGGCTACAAAGCGGACGAGGGCGTCGTAATCAATCATCGTGGGAAACTCAAAGCCGAAGAGGTATTTCAGTTCAAAGAATCCGATGTGAAGGAAGCGGAACGGGTTGAGGAGCGCTATCCCCTCGCTCCACCTCAGCCCGAGGGGAAAGTCCGCGAGAACTAGTTTTGCCCCCCTTTCCTTTGCGAGCTCTACGAGCTTCCCTTCGTCCGGGAAGAGGAGCTCTCTCGGCTCTCCTTTCACGGGCTCGTATTGGAGCTTTGGAAAGGCGTAACGTATCCCAACAGCCTCGTAGGGCAAGCCTAGTTTCTCGGCGAAGCCGAGCAAAGCTCTCGCATTAAAGCTCAGGAAAATCAGCGTTTTAACGTCCCCTTTCACCTCTGGCCACTTCCTAGGGGGAAAGCGCTTTTCCGCCTCGATTATTGGAAAGAGAAACTCCAGCTCCGTGCCTTTCACGAGCTTCTCTGCCTCTTCCAGCTTCCTCCTCTTTACCTCAAGGTCGAGGTTTGAATAGACAGTCACCTGCTTGATCCCAAGCCTCTCCCTGAGCTTTCCAATGACCAGGCTGTTGCCGATGAGGACGCTCTTGTCAGTTCTGTCGTGGGCTATTATGAAGAGCTTGTCGCCCTCTTCATCGTAGCGAACTTCGTCTATCCTGAACGGACTTTCCGGGAGGCCGTGCTCCCTCCTGATCTGTCTGACGAGTTCTTGGATTTCCTCGACCGTGAACATAACAGAAAAAAGGTGGAAGAGTCAGTTAAAAGTCTTCCTCAGAGGTTGCCGAGTATCTCATCCCCTTCTATGGTTCTTTCACAGTAGTGGCAGCGGAGCTTGAGCGGTTCCCTGCTCTCGACCTTGAACTTTGGAACCACGTACTCGTGGTTGCTGACGCAGTTCGGGTTCGGGCACCTCAGGATGCCAACTATTTCATCCGGAATCTCCACGTTGAACTTCTCGATGATCTTGTAGTCTTTTACGATGTTCACAGTAGCCATAGGAGCTATGAGTGCTATCTTATTAACCTCCTCCTCGCTCAGATACCTCCCTTCGACCTTCACGATGTCCTTCCTTCCGAGCTTCTTGCTTGGGACGTTCGAGGCAATGAGGAGAGTCCCACCGTTTGGCTTGGTTAAGCCCAGAATCTCCACGACCTTGAGCCACTTTCCAACTGGGATGTGGTCTATGACGGTCCCCTCGGGAATTACCTCAATCTTCAGCTCCGGCATTCAGAGCACCCCCAGCGTCAGTCCGAGAAGGGCCATTCTCACCGGAACGCCTGAGAAGACCTGCCTGAAGTAGAGGGCGCGCTCGCTTTTGTCAACTTCCGGGTGAATTTCATCAACCCTCGGAAGCGGGTGCATTATCTTCAGGCTTTCCTTGGCGTTCTTGAGGATCGATAAGTTCACCTGGTAGCTTCCCTTGACCTTCAGGTACTCCTCCTCGTCCGGGAAGCGCTCCCTCTGGATCCTCGTCACGTAGAGGACGTCCAGCTCAGGAATTGTGCCCTCAAGGTCGGTCGTTTCGTGGACTTTTACCCCCTTCTCGCGGAGCTCGTCAACTATGTGTTTTGGCATTCTCAAGAGCTCGGGTGAAATGAGGTAGAGCTCGACGTCGTAGAAGGCCAGAGCCTCTGCTAAGCTGTGGACGGTTCTGCCATACTTTAAATCGCCGAGCAGACCGATTGTTAAGCCGTCTATCTTCCCAAAGGTGTGTTTTATGGTGTATAGGTCTAGCAAAGTCTGAGTTGGATGCTGGTTGCTACCGTCGCCGGCGTTGATGACAGGAATTTCCGCTACTTCAGCGGCTAACCTCGCGGCGCCCTCCATTGGGTGCCTTATCACTATCACGTCGCTGTACTGCTCCACTGTCTTTATCGTATCCGCCAGACTCTCCCCCTTTTTGACGCTCGTGCTTGATGCGGAGGAGAAGCCTATAACCGAGCCTCCGAGCCTGTGCATCGCCGACTCAAAGCTAAGTCTCGTCCTCGTTGACGGCTCGAAGAAGAGTGTCGCAAGGATTTTGCCGCGCGCGTAGTCGAGTGAACCTTTTTCCTTGAGTTCCTCTTCAAGCCTTTCGGCAACGTTTAAAACAAACTCGATATCCTCCTTGGAGAAGTCCCGTATGCTTATCACGTCGCGCCCTTTCCAGTCCATAAGAGCCCTTCCGGTGTAAAAAACGATGGGTTTTTAAACGTTTTTTAACATTTTTATGATGAAGGGCAACCGCAACCTCTTTAGGCTGTGTGCCGGTTATACCCCTGGCCGGTGGTGGTTATGAGGACTCCAGCAGTTTATCTGGCAGAGGTAATAATGCCCTATCTGCGGGCGAAGATTGCCGAAGTTCTTTACAAGGGGAACTTCAAGCAGGCTGAAATCGCGGACTATCTCGGGGTTACTCAGGCGATGGTGAGCAAGTACCTATCTGGTAAATACAAGAAGCCGCCAGATGAGCTCGCCCGTAAGATAGAGGAGATAGCGGAGGAAGTTGGGAGGTTCATTCTCTATGGGGGTACCAAGGAAGAAGCCATAGTTCTCGTTTCCAGACGATTGGTCGAGCTCTTCCAGAGCGGCTTTCTCTGCAGGTTTTACGCCGAGTACGCGGGGATCAGTGAGGAAGCCTGTCACACGATATACTTGACCTCCGGGAAGGGAGAGGTGTTGGAGAAGCTTTCGCTCGCTTTAAGACGTTTAACCGCCCTTCAGAATTTTGGCGAGCTAATCCCCGAGGTTAGAAGCAACTTTGCTTACTCGGTGCAATCGCCTCTCGGCCCCGAAGATGTGGCGGCTGTTCCTGGAAGGATAACCCTTGCGAAGGGGAAACCCTACGCGCTGCCTCCGGAGTTCGGAGCAAGCCGGTTTACGGCTGGTATCCTTGTCGAGGTCGGAAAATTAAGGCCCGAAGTCAGGTGTGTCCTGAACATTCGCTATGGGGAGGACGTTGAGAGGGCTCTAAAGCTTCTTAGGTTCAAGGTCGCCAGAGTGAGCACTGAGGGGCTTGAGGAAAGGGAAGCCGTGAAAAAGATAGCCAGCCCCTTCTCGATTGACCTGTACGATGTGGTTATCGATGAAGGTGGCCATGGGGTTGAACCCGTGGTTTATATCTTCGGCAGGGATCCTTTTGAAGTCGTTGATAAGATTGAACGCCTCTTGCGGGTTCTTGGGGGTGAAGGGGAATGAAGGTCTTCACGAAGGAGCTTCGCTTCTCAACCAGGGGCGAGATTGACTTAGTGGACATAACGGAGGAAGTCGAGAAGGCCGTTGAGGAGAGCGGAATAGAAAACGGGCAGGTTCTTGTCTTTGTGCCCGGAGCAACGGGTGCGATAGTCACGATAGAACACGAATCTGGACTCCTGGAGGACTTTAAGAGAACCCTGAGGGAGCTTGTTCCTAAGGGAAGGGGATACCTCCACGACAGGATAGACGACAACGCCCACAGCCACCTTAGGGCCACTCTCCTCGGCGCGAGCGAGTGC contains:
- the pyrB gene encoding aspartate carbamoyltransferase, coding for MDWKGRDVISIRDFSKEDIEFVLNVAERLEEELKEKGSLDYARGKILATLFFEPSTRTRLSFESAMHRLGGSVIGFSSASSTSVKKGESLADTIKTVEQYSDVIVIRHPMEGAARLAAEVAEIPVINAGDGSNQHPTQTLLDLYTIKHTFGKIDGLTIGLLGDLKYGRTVHSLAEALAFYDVELYLISPELLRMPKHIVDELREKGVKVHETTDLEGTIPELDVLYVTRIQRERFPDEEEYLKVKGSYQVNLSILKNAKESLKIMHPLPRVDEIHPEVDKSERALYFRQVFSGVPVRMALLGLTLGVL
- the pyrI gene encoding aspartate carbamoyltransferase regulatory subunit codes for the protein MPELKIEVIPEGTVIDHIPVGKWLKVVEILGLTKPNGGTLLIASNVPSKKLGRKDIVKVEGRYLSEEEVNKIALIAPMATVNIVKDYKIIEKFNVEIPDEIVGILRCPNPNCVSNHEYVVPKFKVESREPLKLRCHYCERTIEGDEILGNL
- a CDS encoding secondary thiamine-phosphate synthase enzyme YjbQ, with the protein product MKVFTKELRFSTRGEIDLVDITEEVEKAVEESGIENGQVLVFVPGATGAIVTIEHESGLLEDFKRTLRELVPKGRGYLHDRIDDNAHSHLRATLLGASECFPVVDGRLVRGTWQQIFFVELDVRPRHRRVIVQVVGELEV
- a CDS encoding thiamine-phosphate synthase family protein gives rise to the protein MRTPAVYLAEVIMPYLRAKIAEVLYKGNFKQAEIADYLGVTQAMVSKYLSGKYKKPPDELARKIEEIAEEVGRFILYGGTKEEAIVLVSRRLVELFQSGFLCRFYAEYAGISEEACHTIYLTSGKGEVLEKLSLALRRLTALQNFGELIPEVRSNFAYSVQSPLGPEDVAAVPGRITLAKGKPYALPPEFGASRFTAGILVEVGKLRPEVRCVLNIRYGEDVERALKLLRFKVARVSTEGLEEREAVKKIASPFSIDLYDVVIDEGGHGVEPVVYIFGRDPFEVVDKIERLLRVLGGEGE
- a CDS encoding AAA family ATPase; its protein translation is MIIGVVGKIAAGKTTVAKFFEEKGFCRVSCSDPLIDLLTHNVSDYSWIPELPEKAEPTRDRLIEFGKYLKDKYGGDILIKLAVDKKRHCKNIVIDGVRSREEIETIKRLGGKVIYVEARPEIRFERLMRRRAEKDKTIKSFEDFKAMDDAEERLYHTSELKDLADYIIVNEGTLEELRKKVEKIIGELSASGP